The region TTTTTTCATCGATAATCAGTTCATTTTCCTTAGCCGAAACCTCACCTGGATAAATCTTGTGAACAGAATCATACTTAAAAAGATGAGCAAGAGTAGCGGTATCGGTTATGTCGTTGATAGCAACAACTTCAATATCTTTCGAATTTCTCTTAAGGATTTCCCTGAGCACGATTCTTCCAATACGTCCAAACCCGTTAATTGCTATTTTCATGCTTTTCCCTCCCTTTTGAATGTTCAGTATTATGTTATATCATCTTTGTTTAAAATGGTGATCACTTTGTGTAAAATCTCACAAACCAGGTAATCCACTCAACCCAACTATTTTTGAAAGCTCCTCCTCGCGTTTTTTTGTTACCTCTCGCAACGCCTCATTAATAGCCGCAACTATCAAGTCATTGAACATTTCTCTATCTTCCAGCAAAGAATCTTCATACTCAATAGAGACAATTTCATAATTGCACTTGGCTGTTACCTTTACTGCTCCGCCACCCGATGTAGATGAAACTTCTATGTTTTCAAAAGAATTTTCGAGTTTCTCAATCTCGTCTCTCATTTTTTGTTGAATCTGCTCAAACCCGCTACTCTTATCAATTTTGCCATAACTTTTTCCACCAAACCCTTTTATTTTTTTCACTCAACTTCACTCCTCTATACGAATTTTTCCCGGAAAACTTTCCTGGAGTTTCTGGAGGATTCTCCTTTCTCGGTCTTCGTCCAAGCGTATATCTACCACGCAGTTTCTTTTCACATATGTTTTAAACAAATATTCAACTTCAAGGATTTTTTCCCTCAGATACTCGTACTGAAATCTCTGTGAAGGTAGTAAGGATATCTCAATACTATCTCCTCTGTCTGAGATTTTAGACTGTAACAAAGCTATACAAATAGCCATATCGCCCTGTTCCTTCAAATAACTCAGAAGTTCCTCTATTTTGCTTTTTTCTTTTGAACTTTTTTTCTCTTCTACGGGTTCTGATTTTTCGGTTGATTTATTTTTGATTTCATAATCATGCTCAATTTTTTCAGGTGATTCAAACTTCGAAGCAAGATTCATCGAAAGGAGTTTGCAAATAGCTTTTCTATTCTCACTATATTTGAGCTCTCTGAGAATCAAAACCAAATTTTCACCAATTGATATTAGATCTCTTGATGGATTTCGTGAAATTTCTTCTTCTATGATTTCGATAGATGACTGCAATAACTGATCGACATCTAAGCCACTTCTATGTACCTCATCCACCAGTTCCCCGACTTCTTTTACCAGTCCGTTTCTGATGGCTTTAATGTACCTTTGAACTATTTCATCTGGTACGAGTCCAAGGGCTTTTTCCACGACCTGTGGCGTTATCACTTGACCATCAGCATAATTTGCAATTTGCTCTAAGTAAGATAACGCATCACGCATACCGCCAGATGCTCTTCTAGCTATCATTCTTGCTGCGTCCTCATGCAACTCTATCGACTCAAAATGGGCAACCTTTCTGATGTTTTCAAGGATAGCATCTTCGCTAAAATTTCTGAATTCTATGACCTGGCATCTCGATATTATCGTTTGTGGTACTCTTTCAAGATTGGTTGTCGCGAGCACAAAAAGTACTTTTTCAGGAGGCTCTTCAAGAGTTTTCAGTAAAGCATTAAATGCTTCACGAGTTAACATGTGAAACTCATCAATTATATAAATCTTGTGCGACGAGAGCATTGGTTTAAATCCAACTGCGTCTCTGATTTTGCGAATTTCATCAATACCTCTGTTTGAAGCTGCATCAAGCTCTATAACATCTGGGTGCGTTCCTCTGTCGATAGAGAGACAACTTTCGCATTCACAGCATGGCTCATATCCCTTTCTGTTTGAGCAATTCAGAGCCTTCGCGAGAATTCTCGCAACAGAGGTCTTGCCGGTTCCCCGGGGGCCTGAAAATATATATGCATGTGATATCTTATTTTTGAGTAATGCATTTTGGAGAACCAATTTTGCTTGAAGCTGGTCTATTATTTGATCGAAGTTCTTTGG is a window of Pseudothermotoga elfii DSM 9442 = NBRC 107921 DNA encoding:
- a CDS encoding YbaB/EbfC family nucleoid-associated protein — its product is MKKIKGFGGKSYGKIDKSSGFEQIQQKMRDEIEKLENSFENIEVSSTSGGGAVKVTAKCNYEIVSIEYEDSLLEDREMFNDLIVAAINEALREVTKKREEELSKIVGLSGLPGL
- the dnaX gene encoding DNA polymerase III subunit gamma/tau, with the translated sequence MEALYRKYRPKNFDQIIDQLQAKLVLQNALLKNKISHAYIFSGPRGTGKTSVARILAKALNCSNRKGYEPCCECESCLSIDRGTHPDVIELDAASNRGIDEIRKIRDAVGFKPMLSSHKIYIIDEFHMLTREAFNALLKTLEEPPEKVLFVLATTNLERVPQTIISRCQVIEFRNFSEDAILENIRKVAHFESIELHEDAARMIARRASGGMRDALSYLEQIANYADGQVITPQVVEKALGLVPDEIVQRYIKAIRNGLVKEVGELVDEVHRSGLDVDQLLQSSIEIIEEEISRNPSRDLISIGENLVLILRELKYSENRKAICKLLSMNLASKFESPEKIEHDYEIKNKSTEKSEPVEEKKSSKEKSKIEELLSYLKEQGDMAICIALLQSKISDRGDSIEISLLPSQRFQYEYLREKILEVEYLFKTYVKRNCVVDIRLDEDRERRILQKLQESFPGKIRIEE